A DNA window from Chryseobacterium sp. MEBOG06 contains the following coding sequences:
- the panC gene encoding pantoate--beta-alanine ligase produces the protein MEVIKNRKVLQDFIERQKEMGKRIGFAPTMGALHKGHLSLYEEAKKENDLVISSIFVNPTQFNSAEDLEKYPRDINRDILILENSGLVDAVYIPEVADIYPEKAESKQYDFEGLENEMEGKSRPGHFDGVGTVVEELFRQIQPDHAYFGEKDFQQLAIIKKMVEKKHLPVKITGVSIYRAENGLALSSRNQRLHEDRKEASKIIFETLQKVNDWFRTVTIPEIKERVTDIFDDQPGMQLEYFLIADENTLQETDFFYKDRNFRAFIVVVVDGVRLIDNMHLD, from the coding sequence ATGGAAGTTATAAAAAACAGGAAAGTCCTTCAGGATTTCATTGAAAGACAGAAAGAAATGGGAAAAAGAATTGGCTTTGCTCCTACCATGGGGGCTTTACATAAAGGTCATCTTTCTCTTTATGAAGAAGCAAAAAAAGAGAATGACCTTGTTATCTCTTCAATTTTTGTAAATCCAACCCAGTTCAACAGCGCTGAAGACCTTGAAAAATATCCAAGAGATATCAACAGGGATATCCTGATCTTAGAAAATTCAGGTTTGGTAGATGCTGTTTACATTCCTGAGGTAGCAGATATCTATCCTGAGAAAGCGGAAAGCAAGCAATATGATTTTGAAGGACTGGAGAATGAAATGGAAGGAAAATCGAGACCGGGACATTTTGACGGAGTGGGAACTGTTGTAGAGGAGCTTTTCAGGCAAATACAGCCTGATCATGCCTATTTTGGAGAAAAAGATTTCCAGCAGCTTGCCATTATCAAAAAAATGGTTGAGAAAAAACATCTGCCGGTTAAGATAACAGGTGTTTCCATTTACAGAGCCGAAAACGGACTTGCATTAAGTTCAAGAAACCAAAGACTCCATGAAGACCGAAAAGAAGCTTCCAAAATTATTTTTGAAACTTTACAAAAAGTAAACGACTGGTTCCGTACTGTTACCATTCCGGAAATTAAAGAAAGGGTGACGGATATTTTTGATGATCAACCCGGAATGCAGCTTGAATATTTCTTAATCGCTGATGAAAACACCCTGCAGGAAACTGATTTTTTCTACAAAGACAGAAATTTCAGAGCATTTATAGTAGTTGTTGTGGATGGCGTGAGACTGATTGACAATATGCACTTAGATTAA
- a CDS encoding glycogen/starch synthase — MPNQKILYITTEMFPYQEDTNMAAVVNKMALKMHNEGNDVRVFMPRFGQISERKFQLHEVIRLSGMNIIINDLDQPLIIKVASLPGERLQVYFIDNEEYFKRKQYYFDDEEIPFDDNDERAIFFARGVIETIKKLNWVPDVIHLNGWMSSFVPIYLKTYYESDTYFKDAKIVLSLYNEKDADLDKKIDEKLQFDNISGLKALDNPTIKSFVIESMNYVDMVVKGDEFLDEDLDQAFNVTAIQKSEYLDIDSINQLY; from the coding sequence ATGCCGAATCAAAAAATACTGTACATTACTACAGAGATGTTTCCATATCAGGAAGATACCAATATGGCTGCAGTGGTAAACAAAATGGCACTTAAGATGCACAATGAAGGCAATGATGTAAGAGTTTTTATGCCAAGATTTGGACAAATAAGTGAGAGAAAATTCCAACTTCATGAGGTAATCCGCCTTTCAGGAATGAATATTATCATTAATGATCTGGATCAGCCTTTAATCATTAAAGTAGCGTCTCTTCCGGGGGAAAGACTTCAGGTTTACTTTATTGACAATGAAGAATACTTCAAAAGAAAGCAATATTATTTCGACGATGAAGAAATTCCTTTCGATGACAATGACGAAAGAGCTATTTTCTTTGCAAGAGGGGTGATTGAGACGATCAAGAAGCTGAACTGGGTTCCGGATGTGATCCACTTAAATGGTTGGATGTCTTCATTTGTTCCAATTTATCTTAAAACGTATTACGAATCAGATACTTATTTTAAAGACGCTAAAATTGTACTTTCTCTCTATAATGAGAAAGACGCTGATCTGGACAAAAAGATCGATGAAAAGCTGCAATTTGATAATATTTCAGGATTAAAAGCGTTAGATAACCCAACAATCAAAAGCTTTGTTATCGAAAGTATGAACTATGTAGATATGGTGGTGAAGGGAGATGAGTTCCTTGATGAAGACCTGGATCAGGCCTTCAATGTAACCGCTATCCAAAAGTCGGAATATCTTGACATAGATTCTATAAATCAACTTTATTAA
- a CDS encoding DUF4270 family protein, whose amino-acid sequence MTHTLKRTFVVILLAIFGSTILYNCEPDADSLGEQLFDKDAAAGTEIPYDLIAYNYNNNDSIRSDAARLISGYDQNGAVPTTGVLGAFTENQFGMQKASYVTQLRMPVDNFDFTGPNAKVDSVVLVVRPPANTANNTYFFEQDSIKTNTYEKSDFPVDGENIAVSISKKTYPVRKYGKIGGISKSMKINVEESTTFMDTNNDALTRSNANVTTGELLGSGVFDGNVSSLAITKKSDGSTVFTGNLGFRIKLSNTAFFQTHIIDKKGKPELQDASNFTRYFKGIKLSVEETDRYLFQFSPNDMELIMYYKYDKTDNGTVTRPQTTLKFNLGSANAHLGQYEYNRSGSALSNALATSSSQVGDPKIFVQGMGGPSAVVRIPDETIAALKDLFVKDKIGIIGAKIRFYVDPSSWVNKNSTEDRRFTIVPIKTKTGTILDFSSFSLDTLAGLSLYYYNQKPEYYDFVVTKTLKDIIEGKKEKDDKGDDVLIVNRPFYINTGSFVSSATGSLVGALRTTRAFDMNRVILTGTEKTNPNRVQLRVTYATKK is encoded by the coding sequence ATGACTCATACTCTTAAAAGGACTTTCGTCGTAATTTTACTGGCGATTTTCGGAAGTACAATCCTTTATAACTGTGAACCTGATGCAGATTCTCTTGGTGAGCAATTATTTGATAAAGATGCGGCAGCAGGTACTGAAATTCCATATGACCTTATTGCTTACAACTACAACAACAATGATTCTATCAGAAGTGATGCTGCGAGGCTTATCAGCGGATATGATCAGAATGGAGCTGTGCCGACAACCGGAGTTCTGGGAGCTTTTACTGAAAATCAGTTTGGGATGCAGAAAGCTTCTTATGTTACTCAATTGAGAATGCCGGTAGATAATTTTGACTTTACGGGGCCTAATGCAAAAGTGGACTCTGTAGTTTTGGTTGTGAGACCTCCAGCAAACACAGCTAATAATACATATTTCTTCGAACAGGATTCAATAAAAACGAATACCTATGAGAAAAGTGATTTCCCGGTAGATGGTGAAAATATCGCTGTATCTATTAGTAAAAAAACTTACCCTGTTCGTAAATATGGTAAAATCGGAGGAATTTCCAAATCTATGAAAATCAATGTAGAGGAATCTACTACGTTCATGGATACAAATAACGATGCTCTTACACGTTCTAATGCAAACGTAACTACAGGTGAATTGTTAGGATCCGGTGTTTTTGACGGAAATGTGAGTTCTTTAGCTATTACAAAAAAATCTGATGGTTCAACTGTATTTACAGGAAACCTTGGATTCAGAATAAAACTAAGTAATACTGCTTTTTTCCAGACTCATATTATAGATAAAAAAGGAAAACCTGAACTTCAGGATGCGTCCAACTTTACCAGATATTTTAAAGGAATAAAGCTTTCTGTAGAAGAAACAGACAGATACCTGTTCCAGTTCTCACCTAATGATATGGAACTGATCATGTATTATAAATATGATAAAACAGATAATGGTACTGTAACAAGACCGCAGACAACACTTAAGTTCAACTTAGGATCTGCTAATGCTCATCTCGGACAGTATGAATATAACAGATCAGGGTCAGCACTTTCAAATGCTCTGGCAACAAGCAGCAGCCAGGTCGGTGATCCGAAAATTTTTGTTCAGGGTATGGGAGGACCATCTGCAGTAGTGAGAATCCCGGACGAAACTATTGCAGCACTTAAAGATTTATTTGTTAAAGACAAGATCGGTATCATAGGAGCTAAAATCAGATTTTATGTAGATCCATCTAGCTGGGTGAATAAAAATTCAACGGAAGACAGAAGATTTACTATTGTTCCTATTAAGACAAAAACAGGTACCATATTAGATTTCTCATCTTTTTCATTGGATACGCTAGCTGGTCTTAGTCTATATTATTATAACCAGAAACCTGAGTACTATGACTTTGTGGTAACAAAAACACTTAAGGATATTATTGAAGGGAAAAAGGAGAAAGATGATAAAGGAGATGATGTTCTGATAGTTAACAGACCTTTTTATATCAACACAGGATCGTTTGTTAGCAGTGCTACAGGAAGTCTTGTAGGTGCTCTTAGAACAACCAGAGCATTTGATATGAACAGAGTAATTCTTACAGGGACAGAAAAAACGAACCCGAATAGAGTTCAGTTGAGAGTAACTTACGCTACAAAAAAATAA
- the glmS gene encoding glutamine--fructose-6-phosphate transaminase (isomerizing): MCGIVGYTGFQDAYEIVINGLRRLEYRGYDSAGIVLEGPDNKLEVEKTKGKVEDLVNISENLKGKFKVGMGHTRWATHGVPSDRNSHPHLSNNGKIAIVHNGIIENYDTIKTMLTEKGFTFKSETDTEVLVNLIQYFMDLKSETDFPTAVRYALNEVYGAYAITVLHEDYPGVLVVGRLGSPLAIGIGDKEYFIASDASPFVEFTKEAIYLEEGHMATISLENGVDIRTINENSKIEPEIQELKMSLEQIEKGGYEHFMLKEIFEQPKSVHDTMRGRLLVDEGVIKMAGIWDHVEKFKNANRIIIIACGTSWHAGLIGEYLIEEYARIPVEVEYASEFRYRNPIITDKDVVIAISQSGETADTMAALKLAKEKGAFIYGICNVVDSSIARITDAGSYTHAGPEIGVASTKAFTAQLTILSLIALKLGKHNGNLGNAEFMSLIAELDAIPKKIEEVLSTTHELTQNIAKDFVKATNFLYLGRGYNYPAALEGALKLKEISYIHAEGYPAAEMKHGPIALIDENMPIVIIAPKKGHYDKIVSNVQEIKARKGKIIAVVNKGDRQVSAMADYVIEIPETSECFSPIVASVPLQLLAYYIAVYRGANVDQPRNLAKSVTVE; the protein is encoded by the coding sequence ATGTGCGGAATAGTAGGATATACAGGTTTTCAAGACGCTTACGAAATTGTAATCAATGGTCTTAGAAGATTAGAATATAGAGGATATGACAGTGCCGGAATTGTTTTAGAAGGTCCAGATAATAAACTTGAAGTAGAAAAAACAAAGGGGAAGGTAGAGGATTTGGTGAATATCTCAGAAAACTTAAAAGGAAAATTCAAAGTTGGAATGGGCCACACACGTTGGGCTACCCACGGAGTTCCAAGTGACAGAAATTCCCACCCGCATTTGTCAAACAATGGGAAAATAGCAATCGTACATAATGGTATCATAGAAAACTATGATACCATTAAAACAATGCTTACAGAAAAAGGTTTTACTTTCAAATCCGAAACAGATACTGAAGTGTTGGTAAACCTTATCCAGTATTTTATGGATCTTAAGTCTGAAACTGATTTTCCAACAGCAGTAAGATATGCCCTTAATGAGGTATACGGAGCTTATGCAATTACAGTTCTTCATGAAGATTATCCGGGAGTATTGGTAGTAGGAAGATTAGGTTCTCCTCTGGCAATAGGAATCGGAGATAAAGAATACTTTATCGCTTCTGATGCTTCTCCTTTTGTAGAATTTACAAAAGAAGCAATCTACCTTGAAGAAGGGCATATGGCAACAATCTCTCTGGAAAATGGTGTAGATATCAGAACAATCAATGAAAACTCTAAAATTGAGCCTGAAATTCAGGAACTTAAAATGAGCTTGGAACAGATTGAAAAAGGAGGATATGAGCATTTTATGCTTAAAGAAATCTTTGAACAGCCTAAGTCTGTACATGATACAATGAGGGGTAGACTTCTTGTAGATGAGGGAGTTATCAAAATGGCAGGAATCTGGGATCATGTTGAAAAATTCAAAAATGCCAACAGAATTATTATCATTGCATGCGGTACTTCATGGCATGCAGGTCTGATTGGAGAATATTTGATTGAAGAGTATGCAAGAATTCCAGTAGAAGTAGAGTATGCTTCAGAATTCAGATACAGAAATCCTATTATCACAGATAAAGATGTTGTTATTGCCATTTCTCAGTCAGGAGAAACAGCAGATACCATGGCAGCATTAAAATTGGCAAAAGAAAAAGGAGCATTTATATATGGTATCTGTAATGTAGTAGATTCTTCAATCGCGAGAATTACAGATGCTGGCTCGTATACTCACGCAGGTCCTGAAATAGGGGTGGCTTCTACAAAAGCATTTACAGCACAGCTTACCATCCTTAGTTTGATTGCATTAAAATTAGGAAAGCATAACGGGAATTTAGGAAATGCTGAATTCATGAGTTTAATTGCTGAGCTTGATGCTATTCCTAAAAAAATAGAAGAAGTACTTAGTACCACTCATGAGCTGACTCAGAATATCGCAAAAGACTTTGTGAAAGCAACCAATTTCCTTTATTTAGGAAGAGGTTACAACTATCCTGCCGCTTTAGAAGGGGCTTTAAAGCTAAAAGAAATTTCTTATATTCACGCAGAAGGATATCCTGCCGCAGAGATGAAACATGGCCCGATTGCTTTGATCGATGAAAATATGCCAATCGTAATTATAGCTCCTAAAAAAGGACATTATGATAAAATTGTGAGTAATGTTCAGGAAATTAAGGCAAGAAAAGGGAAAATCATCGCTGTAGTCAATAAAGGAGACCGTCAGGTAAGTGCAATGGCAGATTATGTTATTGAAATTCCTGAAACATCAGAATGTTTCTCGCCAATCGTTGCTTCCGTACCTCTACAACTGCTTGCTTACTATATTGCAGTCTATAGAGGAGCAAACGTGGATCAGCCGAGAAACCTTGCAAAATCTGTAACCGTGGAATAA
- the gldK gene encoding gliding motility lipoprotein GldK — protein sequence MKRIFLLLLSASVASVSCSGGGSSSVGKPGTKGELIPREKTKSFVAERPYGMVAIPAGSFVAGLADQDPTNTPEKAALKTVTVSSFFMDEAETTNAEYRVFINYVRDSIARTLLAEAAGEGGDEGGRKGAAIGDYAYLAKKEENLTPYQEYMEGQGGRDDGSYDSSKRLDWKIPLHWSTTKYPDVEYAEVLESMYLPSSSRIGNERILDVSKLKYTYRWGDMDAALADNERGANYLKSQSIAIYPDTTVWVKDFHFAYNEPLFEQYFWHKAYKSYPVVGVTWDQARAYCNFRSKLKTDYNESLKRKKQRPLQFRLPTETEWEYAARGGMQNATYPWGGPYLMDDRGCYLANFKPKRGNYMEDEKKGTYTYTAPVKKFKKNGFGLFDMAGNVSEWTLSSFNNSSSGFSSTLNPSTKDKKDTKKSVRGGSWKDIGYALMTGARDWERKDSARSYIGFRTVQDIPEAAVKPRRVNR from the coding sequence ATGAAAAGGATATTTCTTTTATTATTGTCTGCGTCAGTAGCATCGGTATCTTGTTCAGGTGGTGGCAGCTCTTCTGTAGGGAAGCCTGGAACAAAAGGAGAATTGATACCAAGAGAAAAAACGAAATCATTTGTTGCGGAAAGACCATACGGAATGGTCGCAATTCCAGCAGGTTCATTTGTTGCCGGTTTAGCAGACCAGGATCCAACAAATACCCCTGAAAAAGCAGCATTGAAAACCGTTACTGTTTCTTCTTTCTTCATGGATGAAGCAGAAACTACCAATGCAGAATACAGAGTATTTATCAATTATGTAAGAGATTCTATCGCAAGAACTTTACTAGCCGAAGCTGCCGGAGAAGGTGGTGACGAAGGAGGCCGTAAGGGAGCAGCTATAGGAGATTATGCATACCTTGCTAAAAAAGAAGAAAATTTAACGCCTTATCAAGAATATATGGAAGGCCAGGGTGGCCGTGATGACGGAAGCTATGATTCCAGCAAAAGATTAGATTGGAAAATTCCTTTACACTGGAGTACAACAAAATATCCTGACGTAGAGTACGCAGAGGTTTTAGAATCTATGTATCTACCTTCTTCTTCAAGAATTGGAAACGAAAGAATTTTAGATGTAAGTAAGCTTAAATATACCTACCGTTGGGGGGATATGGATGCTGCACTTGCAGATAACGAAAGAGGTGCAAACTATCTGAAGAGTCAGAGTATCGCAATCTATCCTGATACTACTGTTTGGGTAAAAGATTTTCACTTTGCTTACAATGAGCCATTGTTTGAACAGTATTTCTGGCACAAAGCTTACAAAAGCTACCCTGTAGTTGGTGTAACCTGGGATCAGGCAAGAGCTTATTGTAACTTCAGATCTAAATTGAAAACTGATTACAACGAAAGTTTAAAAAGAAAAAAACAAAGACCATTGCAGTTCCGTCTTCCAACTGAAACTGAATGGGAATATGCTGCAAGAGGAGGTATGCAAAATGCTACTTACCCTTGGGGTGGTCCATATTTAATGGATGACAGAGGTTGTTACCTTGCCAACTTCAAACCGAAGAGAGGTAACTATATGGAAGACGAGAAAAAAGGTACTTATACATATACAGCTCCAGTTAAGAAATTTAAGAAAAATGGGTTTGGGTTATTTGATATGGCTGGAAACGTTTCTGAGTGGACACTATCTTCGTTTAACAATTCTTCATCAGGATTCTCTTCTACATTAAATCCTTCTACTAAAGATAAAAAGGATACGAAGAAATCTGTAAGAGGTGGATCTTGGAAAGATATAGGATATGCACTAATGACAGGTGCTAGAGACTGGGAAAGAAAAGATTCCGCAAGAAGCTATATCGGATTCAGAACTGTTCAGGATATTCCTGAAGCAGCAGTTAAGCCAAGAAGAGTTAACAGATAA
- the gldL gene encoding gliding motility protein GldL produces the protein MFKTKDAWMNFFYSFGAAIVILGAWLKITHITLGPINGNIALTVGLITEAIIFIIFAFDPPKTEESYAWENVYPELLDKHAHPNPLHSNVTTKNTNAQFAELENSLSNKLDKMLQDAKLDVQLFDRLRTGIDKFSSSVDQINQTVDVSASTHKYNDQLNKAAQHMESMNALYAMQLESGKKQSEFANKYVADMQKSAEQSEKFNQELQGLTTNLNNLNRVYGGMLTAMKS, from the coding sequence ATGTTTAAGACTAAAGATGCTTGGATGAATTTCTTCTATTCATTCGGTGCTGCAATTGTAATTCTTGGAGCTTGGCTTAAAATTACTCACATTACCCTGGGACCAATTAACGGTAATATCGCTCTTACGGTAGGGCTTATTACAGAGGCTATTATCTTTATTATTTTCGCATTTGACCCTCCAAAAACTGAAGAGTCTTATGCATGGGAAAATGTTTATCCTGAATTATTAGATAAGCATGCTCACCCAAACCCACTACATTCTAATGTAACGACTAAAAATACAAACGCACAATTTGCTGAATTAGAAAACTCTCTTTCTAACAAATTGGATAAAATGCTTCAGGATGCTAAATTAGATGTTCAGTTATTTGATAGATTAAGAACAGGAATTGATAAATTCTCAAGTTCTGTAGACCAAATTAATCAAACAGTTGATGTATCTGCTTCTACACATAAATATAACGATCAGCTAAACAAAGCTGCTCAACATATGGAAAGCATGAATGCGTTATACGCAATGCAGCTTGAAAGCGGTAAAAAGCAATCTGAATTTGCTAACAAATATGTGGCAGATATGCAGAAGTCAGCAGAGCAATCTGAAAAATTCAATCAAGAGCTACAAGGTTTAACAACTAATCTTAATAATTTAAATAGAGTTTATGGTGGTATGCTTACTGCTATGAAGTCTTAA
- a CDS encoding GldM family protein, whose protein sequence is MAQGKQTPRQKMINLMYLVFIAMMALNIDAEIIRSYYDSTKALNETRTLTEKKNEKIFERTLEAKAQQVPDTYAEPWAQYKVLKSKIDVLVKSAQDIKDLLKKQSEFHEKDKDGKDIDVAENFAALNNNEATTEYFFKEGDENAPSKNALDLKNKIDEVRKYINATFGNNAQLKDLVERANKSLIAEYPKGKSPNEKTWFQNKFYHQPLIAAISNLEIIQNDARNVQSDALALLLQEKVDANIKFSSYEPIVSGPVDIQAGKQAEVKVMLGTYSNSNKISISGVSKTENGKGSIAISGSGIGEHKLGGTITLTDATGKPQSFPWTHTYNVIAGPREVKLEKGLLLSADKMNVMYRGLENPVSGSILGADNSKLSLSAPGASVKNIGPGKWSVKPAAGNVVKLTLSGVDPFGKSVSQVFEYRIKNVPPPRGEMRGQNVLSMPATSIPNQSVQAAIPDFDFPVSFTVTQFMVRIPGRAALLVHGNSLDEAAGLVKNLRTGDVVSIFDIKATAQGLDGQVIKNITPIIINVQ, encoded by the coding sequence ATGGCACAAGGAAAACAGACACCTCGTCAGAAGATGATCAACCTGATGTATTTGGTGTTCATCGCGATGATGGCCCTAAATATTGATGCAGAAATCATCAGATCCTATTATGACTCTACAAAAGCGTTGAATGAGACTAGGACTTTAACAGAAAAGAAAAACGAAAAGATTTTTGAAAGAACCCTGGAGGCTAAGGCGCAACAGGTTCCGGATACTTACGCAGAACCTTGGGCACAGTATAAAGTACTGAAATCTAAAATTGATGTGTTAGTGAAATCAGCTCAGGATATCAAAGACTTGTTGAAAAAACAATCTGAGTTTCATGAGAAAGATAAAGACGGTAAAGATATTGATGTAGCTGAAAACTTTGCTGCATTAAATAATAATGAAGCTACAACTGAGTATTTCTTTAAAGAAGGAGATGAAAATGCACCTTCAAAGAATGCGTTAGACCTAAAAAATAAAATTGATGAAGTAAGAAAATATATCAATGCTACTTTTGGGAATAATGCTCAGCTTAAAGATTTAGTTGAAAGAGCTAACAAGTCTCTTATTGCAGAATATCCTAAAGGAAAATCTCCAAATGAAAAGACCTGGTTCCAAAATAAATTTTACCATCAGCCTTTAATTGCTGCGATATCTAATTTGGAAATTATCCAAAATGATGCCAGAAATGTACAGTCTGATGCATTGGCACTATTACTTCAGGAAAAAGTAGATGCGAATATTAAATTCTCAAGCTATGAACCTATTGTTTCAGGTCCGGTAGATATCCAGGCGGGAAAACAAGCTGAAGTAAAAGTAATGTTAGGTACTTATTCTAACAGTAATAAGATCAGCATTTCCGGAGTGAGCAAAACGGAAAATGGTAAAGGTTCTATTGCCATTTCAGGTTCTGGAATTGGTGAACATAAATTAGGAGGAACTATTACATTAACAGATGCTACAGGTAAGCCGCAAAGTTTCCCTTGGACGCATACTTATAACGTAATTGCAGGACCTAGAGAAGTAAAACTTGAAAAAGGATTATTACTTTCTGCAGATAAAATGAATGTAATGTATAGAGGACTTGAGAACCCTGTATCAGGATCAATCTTAGGTGCCGATAATTCCAAACTTTCATTATCCGCTCCTGGAGCTTCAGTGAAGAATATTGGACCGGGTAAATGGAGTGTTAAACCAGCTGCAGGTAATGTAGTTAAATTAACATTATCAGGTGTTGATCCTTTCGGAAAATCAGTATCTCAGGTATTTGAATATAGAATTAAGAATGTTCCACCACCTAGAGGTGAGATGAGAGGTCAGAATGTATTGTCTATGCCGGCAACTTCTATTCCTAACCAATCTGTACAGGCTGCTATTCCTGACTTTGACTTCCCGGTTTCATTTACTGTTACTCAGTTTATGGTAAGAATACCTGGTAGAGCAGCTCTACTTGTTCATGGTAACTCACTGGATGAAGCAGCAGGTCTGGTTAAGAATTTAAGAACGGGTGATGTAGTTTCTATCTTTGATATTAAAGCTACAGCTCAGGGGCTTGATGGTCAGGTGATTAAAAACATTACTCCTATAATTATTAATGTTCAATAG
- the gldN gene encoding gliding motility protein GldN — protein sequence MKKYISTLLVLVSGFAFSQTILNASSAEEFRQMRADNKQKVGDTIIDKTVKPLEYGFVEDKDILKSMFVWEIIDMNDKINQPFYYDNPDGLLATPTRSLYQLLLDAALTGKIEQVYDDENFTVKLSPEGIQKRLEKVIINDAAIDILNSGRQLTDQEKKQYTDVFKTTTDKVKVLKIMGMWFIDKRDGQMKYRPLGIAAMGPDPAVQGVIGPDGKPIASNDELIDLFWIFYPNARDILANNYVFNRKNSSADLSFDDVINARRFSSVIYKSSSGLGDGTIKDYVPKDADDQLEESNRIKAQILEMENDMWNY from the coding sequence ATGAAAAAATATATTAGCACTCTTTTAGTATTAGTTTCGGGATTTGCCTTTTCCCAGACTATTCTAAACGCTTCTTCTGCAGAAGAGTTTAGACAGATGAGAGCGGACAACAAACAAAAAGTTGGTGATACTATTATAGATAAAACAGTAAAGCCTCTTGAATATGGATTTGTTGAGGATAAAGATATCCTTAAGAGTATGTTTGTTTGGGAAATCATTGATATGAATGATAAGATCAACCAGCCATTCTATTATGACAATCCGGATGGCCTTCTTGCTACTCCTACAAGATCTCTATATCAGTTGTTATTAGATGCTGCTTTAACTGGAAAAATTGAGCAGGTTTATGATGATGAAAACTTTACCGTAAAGCTTTCACCTGAAGGAATTCAGAAAAGATTGGAAAAAGTAATCATTAATGATGCTGCTATCGATATCCTAAATTCTGGAAGACAGCTTACAGATCAGGAAAAGAAACAATATACCGATGTATTTAAGACCACTACTGATAAAGTAAAAGTTCTTAAAATAATGGGTATGTGGTTTATTGATAAGAGAGATGGGCAGATGAAATACAGACCTTTGGGAATTGCTGCAATGGGTCCTGATCCTGCAGTACAGGGTGTTATTGGGCCTGATGGGAAACCTATTGCCAGCAACGATGAGCTGATCGATTTGTTCTGGATTTTCTATCCTAATGCAAGAGATATTTTAGCAAATAACTATGTTTTCAATAGAAAAAATTCTTCTGCTGACTTATCTTTTGACGATGTGATCAATGCAAGAAGATTCTCTTCTGTTATCTATAAATCTTCAAGCGGTTTAGGAGACGGTACAATCAAAGATTATGTTCCTAAAGATGCTGATGATCAGTTAGAAGAAAGTAACAGAATCAAAGCACAGATTCTGGAAATGGAAAATGATATGTGGAATTACTAA
- a CDS encoding NAD(P)/FAD-dependent oxidoreductase, with protein MRNVDYIIVGDGYAGLFLAHHLIMNKKSFVIFSEGKKSASQVSAGIINPVVLKKFTTFWKAQEQIDFLKASLKEIESYTGENYLINAPIHRIFHDENEQNLWLKKSANEELTNFLDQNFDRLNGLKNDFLTGKVNQSARLNVSGFFAGLFSFLKKNDHLINEKFDYTKVNPSESSYKDFIFKNIIFCEGMGVKDNPYFSEIMVNPNKGHHIKVKLSQPIPENITIKKKHFLFPTGNGLYFYGGTYDREQLHQHIDESAVAQLVKGLSEFYPYNFEVEEVHFGFRPTVKDRRPIIGRHENFSNLYVFNGLGARGILNGCYFSRDLIRFIEEDIPLHEEVSWDRFK; from the coding sequence ATGAGAAATGTAGATTATATTATTGTAGGCGATGGATATGCAGGGCTTTTTTTAGCCCATCACCTGATTATGAATAAAAAGTCCTTTGTGATCTTTTCCGAAGGAAAAAAGAGTGCTTCACAGGTTTCTGCAGGCATCATTAATCCTGTTGTTCTTAAGAAGTTTACCACATTCTGGAAAGCGCAGGAGCAGATTGATTTTCTTAAGGCAAGTCTTAAAGAAATAGAATCCTATACCGGAGAAAATTATTTGATTAATGCACCTATCCACAGAATCTTTCATGATGAGAATGAACAGAACCTGTGGCTGAAAAAATCGGCAAATGAAGAATTAACTAATTTTCTTGATCAAAATTTCGATCGCTTAAATGGGTTAAAAAACGATTTTCTGACGGGAAAGGTGAATCAGTCTGCCAGACTGAATGTAAGTGGTTTTTTTGCAGGTTTATTCAGTTTTTTAAAAAAAAATGATCATTTAATAAATGAAAAGTTTGATTATACCAAAGTAAACCCTTCCGAATCATCCTATAAAGATTTTATTTTTAAAAATATTATTTTCTGTGAGGGAATGGGAGTGAAAGACAATCCGTATTTTTCAGAAATTATGGTAAATCCCAATAAGGGACATCATATAAAAGTTAAACTATCACAGCCAATTCCTGAAAACATAACCATTAAAAAGAAACATTTCTTATTCCCTACGGGAAATGGGCTTTATTTTTATGGAGGAACTTATGACAGAGAACAGCTTCACCAGCATATTGATGAATCGGCGGTTGCTCAGTTGGTTAAAGGACTTTCCGAATTTTATCCTTACAATTTTGAAGTTGAGGAAGTACACTTTGGTTTTCGACCTACAGTAAAAGACCGAAGACCAATTATTGGTAGGCATGAAAATTTCAGTAACTTATATGTATTTAATGGGTTGGGGGCCCGTGGTATTTTGAACGGCTGTTATTTTTCAAGAGACCTTATTCGTTTTATTGAAGAAGATATCCCATTGCATGAAGAAGTTTCATGGGACAGGTTTAAATAA